Proteins encoded together in one Nostoc sp. PCC 7524 window:
- the hemL gene encoding glutamate-1-semialdehyde 2,1-aminomutase, translating to MVNTTIKTTKSQEIFAAAQNLMPGGVSSPVRAFKSVGGQPIVFDRVNGAYIWDVDGNQYIDYVGTWGPAICGHAHPEVIGALHEALEKGTSFGAPSYLENVLAEMVIDAVPSIEMVRFVNSGTEACMAVLRLMRAFTNREKIIKFEGCYHGHADMFLVKAGSGVATLGLPDSPGVPKSATSSTLTAPFNDLEAVKALFAENPDQIAGVILEPVVGNAGFITPDAGFLEGLRELTHEHGALLVFDEVMTGFRIAYGGAQEKFGITPDLTTMGKVIGGGLPVGAYGGRRDIMSMIAPAGPVYQAGTLSGNPLAMTAGIKTLELLQKPGTYEYLERITKKLADGLLQVAQETGHAACGGHISAMFGLFFTSGPVHNYEDAKKSDTAKFGRFHRGMLERGVYLAPSQFEAGFTSLAHTEEDIDKTIAIARDVLSSL from the coding sequence TTGGTAAATACCACGATTAAAACCACAAAATCACAAGAAATTTTCGCAGCTGCCCAAAACCTCATGCCAGGAGGTGTTAGTTCCCCAGTCCGTGCCTTTAAATCTGTAGGGGGACAACCCATAGTCTTTGATCGGGTGAATGGTGCGTATATCTGGGACGTAGATGGCAACCAATACATCGACTATGTAGGAACTTGGGGACCTGCTATTTGTGGTCATGCCCATCCAGAGGTGATTGGCGCACTCCATGAAGCTTTGGAAAAAGGTACTAGCTTCGGTGCGCCCTCATATCTAGAAAATGTCCTGGCGGAAATGGTGATTGATGCCGTTCCTAGCATCGAAATGGTGAGATTCGTCAACTCTGGCACAGAGGCTTGTATGGCTGTATTGCGGCTGATGCGGGCTTTCACTAACCGGGAGAAAATCATCAAGTTTGAAGGCTGCTACCACGGACACGCTGATATGTTCCTAGTCAAAGCTGGCTCAGGTGTAGCGACACTAGGTTTACCTGATTCCCCAGGAGTGCCAAAATCAGCCACTAGCAGCACTCTGACCGCTCCTTTTAATGATTTAGAAGCCGTCAAAGCTTTATTTGCAGAAAATCCCGATCAAATTGCAGGTGTGATTCTAGAGCCGGTTGTCGGTAATGCTGGATTTATTACCCCTGATGCAGGCTTTTTAGAAGGATTGCGGGAACTGACTCACGAGCATGGAGCTTTACTCGTGTTTGATGAAGTAATGACAGGCTTCCGCATCGCCTATGGTGGCGCACAAGAAAAATTTGGCATTACACCCGATTTAACTACCATGGGTAAAGTTATCGGTGGCGGTTTGCCAGTAGGTGCATATGGCGGTCGTCGCGATATTATGTCTATGATTGCCCCGGCTGGCCCTGTGTATCAAGCGGGAACACTTTCGGGAAATCCCTTAGCAATGACGGCTGGGATCAAAACCCTGGAGTTACTGCAAAAGCCGGGTACTTACGAGTATCTGGAACGGATTACTAAAAAGTTAGCAGACGGTTTGTTGCAAGTTGCTCAAGAAACTGGTCATGCAGCCTGTGGTGGTCACATCAGCGCCATGTTTGGTTTATTCTTCACCTCTGGCCCTGTGCATAACTACGAAGATGCTAAAAAGTCAGATACAGCTAAATTCGGCCGCTTCCATCGCGGTATGTTAGAGCGCGGTGTCTATTTAGCGCCTTCTCAGTTTGAAGCTGGTTTTACCTCTTTAGCTCATACTGAAGAAGATATCGACAAGACCATAGCGATCGCACGGGATGTGCTATCTAGCCTATAA
- a CDS encoding ChaB family protein has translation MLYKSNEDLPLEIRNQLSEAYQDLYRAAFNSALHWYGEVAKAHQVALSAVRMQSAMEKNAVLQR, from the coding sequence ATGTTATACAAGTCCAATGAAGACTTGCCTTTAGAGATTCGTAACCAACTGTCTGAGGCATACCAAGACCTGTACCGGGCAGCTTTTAACTCAGCTCTTCATTGGTATGGTGAAGTGGCAAAAGCTCACCAGGTGGCACTTAGCGCAGTCCGAATGCAGTCGGCCATGGAAAAGAATGCTGTTCTGCAAAGGTAA
- the hisIE gene encoding bifunctional phosphoribosyl-AMP cyclohydrolase/phosphoribosyl-ATP diphosphatase HisIE — MFSTDSNSLHNAIPVEKIRYDERGLVPAIVQDYLDGTVLMMAWMNRESLQKTLDTAQTWFWSRSRQELWHKGGTSGHIQKVQSIRYDCDSDALLIGVEQIGDIACHTGERSCFHQVDGAITAPPGDTLSQLFQVICDRRDHPTESSYTCKLFAGGDNKILKKIGEESAEVVMACKDNDPEAIAGEVADLLYHTLVALAHHQVDLKAVYRKLQERRR; from the coding sequence ATGTTTTCCACCGATTCAAATTCATTACACAATGCCATTCCCGTCGAAAAAATCCGCTACGACGAACGGGGTTTAGTGCCAGCCATAGTCCAAGACTATTTGGATGGTACTGTCTTGATGATGGCGTGGATGAATCGGGAGTCATTACAAAAGACTTTAGACACAGCACAAACTTGGTTTTGGAGTCGTTCCCGTCAGGAACTATGGCATAAGGGAGGGACTTCTGGGCATATCCAGAAGGTGCAAAGTATTCGTTATGACTGTGATAGTGATGCTCTGTTGATTGGTGTTGAGCAGATAGGAGATATTGCTTGCCATACGGGTGAACGCAGTTGCTTTCATCAAGTAGATGGGGCAATTACCGCACCTCCAGGGGATACATTATCGCAATTGTTTCAAGTGATATGCGATCGCCGGGATCACCCTACAGAAAGTTCCTATACCTGTAAGTTATTTGCGGGCGGTGATAACAAGATTTTAAAGAAAATTGGTGAAGAAAGTGCGGAAGTAGTGATGGCCTGTAAGGATAATGACCCAGAGGCGATCGCTGGTGAGGTAGCTGACTTGCTTTACCATACCCTAGTTGCTCTAGCTCACCATCAAGTAGATTTAAAGGCTGTTTATCGTAAGCTGCAAGAGCGGCGACGGTGA
- a CDS encoding DUF2811 domain-containing protein, protein MNATVSIFTEIPEPLHDSLKTYLETHPDWDQNRVLTAALSLFLLQNGDSDRRAARVYLETLFHHC, encoded by the coding sequence ATGAACGCAACAGTTAGTATTTTTACTGAAATCCCCGAACCTCTCCATGATTCCTTAAAGACTTACTTAGAAACTCATCCAGATTGGGATCAAAATCGTGTATTAACGGCAGCTCTGTCACTATTTTTGCTGCAAAACGGAGATAGCGATCGCCGTGCTGCTCGTGTTTACTTAGAAACTTTGTTTCATCACTGCTAA
- a CDS encoding response regulator transcription factor — translation MAPAKILVVDDDPAVRNLIQRFLLKQNYQVEAAEDGKTALSLFEQFNPDLVILDVNLPDVIGFNLCQEMQSRNGVFVLMLTSRADEADKIRGFSKGADDYLTKPFGLGELEVRVAAILRRQRVVTTAEQKRLVFEKLMIDPVRREVTLNSQPVPLTALEFDLLHFLASHPGRVWRRAELIQEVWDYEYVGDQRVVDVHIGQIRKKIEVDVTQPALIQTVRGVGYKFESSTNSQLETNS, via the coding sequence ATGGCTCCTGCCAAGATTCTTGTAGTTGACGACGACCCGGCGGTTCGGAATTTAATCCAACGCTTTTTGTTGAAGCAAAACTATCAGGTGGAGGCTGCTGAAGATGGTAAGACAGCTCTGTCCTTATTTGAGCAATTTAACCCTGACTTGGTAATTCTCGATGTGAATTTGCCAGATGTCATTGGGTTTAACCTCTGCCAAGAAATGCAAAGTCGTAATGGTGTTTTTGTTCTCATGCTGACGAGCCGTGCGGATGAGGCTGACAAGATTCGCGGCTTTTCTAAAGGTGCTGATGACTATCTCACTAAGCCCTTTGGCTTGGGAGAACTAGAAGTCAGAGTAGCAGCTATATTGAGAAGACAGCGCGTTGTTACCACTGCGGAACAAAAACGCTTAGTATTTGAAAAACTGATGATTGATCCGGTACGGCGAGAGGTAACACTCAACAGCCAGCCTGTACCATTGACAGCTTTAGAATTTGACCTGTTACATTTTTTAGCTAGCCATCCTGGTCGAGTTTGGCGACGTGCAGAACTGATTCAAGAAGTCTGGGATTATGAATATGTTGGTGATCAGCGAGTTGTAGACGTACATATTGGTCAAATTCGTAAAAAGATTGAAGTTGATGTTACTCAACCTGCATTAATTCAAACTGTGCGCGGAGTCGGGTATAAATTTGAGTCTTCTACTAACTCCCAGTTAGAAACCAATTCCTGA
- a CDS encoding CPP1-like family protein, translated as MSDQNPYEKLGVSEDASFDEIQDARNRLMEQYSGDAKSLEIVEAAYDAILMDRLRMRQEGKIKVPERIRFPELRVQSPPKESPTPREQSPAWLQNILDQPTKADVLLPGAWYVGLSTISIFYPATGDQVLQLALVVGVGVSIYFLNRKEGRFGRAVLFTLIGLIIGLIAGGLIAGWLSSQILFLHLTANQFSTVLTFILLWLVSSFLR; from the coding sequence ATGAGCGATCAAAATCCCTACGAAAAACTTGGGGTGTCAGAAGATGCGAGCTTCGATGAGATTCAAGATGCCCGCAATCGTCTGATGGAGCAATATAGTGGCGATGCCAAGAGTCTAGAAATCGTTGAGGCGGCTTACGATGCGATTTTAATGGATCGCTTACGGATGCGCCAGGAAGGCAAAATCAAGGTGCCTGAGCGCATCCGCTTCCCAGAACTGAGAGTACAATCGCCTCCTAAAGAAAGCCCAACCCCTCGCGAACAGTCACCTGCGTGGCTGCAAAATATTTTAGATCAGCCCACAAAGGCAGATGTGCTTCTGCCCGGCGCTTGGTATGTGGGTTTGAGTACGATTAGTATTTTTTACCCAGCAACAGGCGATCAAGTGTTGCAGCTGGCATTAGTGGTTGGGGTAGGGGTAAGTATTTATTTTCTCAACCGCAAAGAAGGTAGATTTGGCCGAGCAGTTTTGTTTACTCTCATTGGGCTAATCATTGGCTTAATTGCGGGGGGACTAATTGCTGGCTGGCTCTCGTCACAAATATTGTTTCTCCATCTCACAGCCAATCAGTTTTCCACTGTGCTGACGTTTATATTGTTGTGGTTAGTCAGCAGTTTTTTGCGTTAA
- a CDS encoding HAD family hydrolase, producing the protein MLRLITDFDGPIMDVSERYYRVYQFCLEEIRYPDQAVQQLSKAEFWQMKRSRVPEKQIALNSGLNEQQAQEFAQLRRKTVHTEPYFAYDSLIPGAVEALLKIQQAGVDLAVMTMRRVRELDYAFQKYDLVQFFPENRCYCLSNDYVKTRDIEDKPLLMTKALAELPAAADTWMVGDTEADIAAAKKHDIKVIAVESGIRDRTQLELYHPDLIVPNLSTAVDFIFKSTVSDVALTK; encoded by the coding sequence ATGCTGAGACTGATTACTGACTTCGACGGCCCAATTATGGATGTTTCTGAAAGATACTACCGTGTTTATCAATTTTGTCTAGAGGAAATCCGATATCCTGATCAAGCGGTGCAACAACTTTCTAAAGCTGAATTTTGGCAGATGAAGCGATCGCGTGTTCCTGAAAAGCAAATTGCCTTAAATTCTGGCTTAAATGAGCAACAAGCCCAAGAGTTTGCCCAATTACGACGCAAAACAGTACACACAGAACCTTACTTTGCTTACGACAGTCTCATCCCTGGTGCTGTAGAAGCATTGCTAAAAATTCAACAGGCTGGGGTTGATTTGGCAGTCATGACGATGCGCCGTGTACGAGAATTAGACTATGCCTTTCAAAAATACGATTTAGTCCAATTTTTTCCAGAAAATCGCTGCTATTGCCTGAGTAATGACTACGTAAAAACCCGTGATATTGAAGATAAACCCTTATTAATGACAAAAGCATTAGCGGAATTACCAGCCGCAGCCGATACGTGGATGGTGGGCGATACAGAAGCCGACATTGCCGCCGCGAAAAAGCATGATATTAAAGTCATAGCCGTCGAGTCTGGCATCCGCGATCGCACTCAATTAGAACTTTACCATCCTGACTTGATTGTGCCGAATTTAAGCACTGCCGTAGATTTCATTTTCAAATCCACAGTATCAGATGTAGCATTGACCAAGTGA
- the hppD gene encoding 4-hydroxyphenylpyruvate dioxygenase yields the protein MKIDHVHFYVEDAKVWRDWFVNYLGFTPIANGICSFHTRTEAVKSGVVKFLLSSPLLPTSPVAEFLRQHPPGVADVAFTVADVETAIAHAQAHGATILQSLEERQVSNINYKCSKIAAWGGLTHTLLEKVPSPDEDSVITSSTNAITAIDHIVLNVAAGDLEAAVTWYQKILNFQPRQTFKIQTDRSALYSQVMVSRNGAVQLPINEPASRNSQIQEFLDVNRGPGIQHIALQIPNLVSAIAQFRQRGLSLLTVPQTYYSQLQQRPGLPLSPLELQAIAQQQILVDWQPNSHPGVLLQIFTQPIFGQPTFFFEFIERRRQAQGFGEGNFRALFEAIESEQMKRGTLQ from the coding sequence ATGAAAATTGATCATGTTCACTTCTATGTAGAAGATGCCAAAGTCTGGCGGGATTGGTTTGTTAATTATTTGGGTTTTACGCCCATAGCCAATGGTATTTGTTCATTCCACACTCGCACCGAAGCGGTTAAAAGTGGAGTTGTGAAGTTCTTGCTGTCTTCGCCGTTATTACCAACCAGTCCAGTAGCGGAATTTTTGCGTCAACACCCCCCTGGTGTAGCAGATGTTGCCTTTACCGTTGCAGATGTGGAAACAGCGATCGCCCATGCTCAAGCTCACGGTGCGACAATATTACAATCCCTTGAGGAGCGCCAAGTAAGTAATATAAATTACAAATGCAGCAAAATCGCTGCTTGGGGTGGGTTAACTCACACCCTGCTCGAAAAAGTACCGTCACCAGATGAAGATTCAGTCATAACTTCATCAACAAACGCCATTACCGCCATCGATCATATAGTGCTGAACGTAGCAGCCGGCGATTTAGAGGCTGCGGTGACTTGGTATCAAAAAATTCTCAACTTTCAACCCCGACAGACTTTTAAAATTCAAACCGATCGCTCTGCCTTGTACAGCCAAGTGATGGTTTCCCGCAACGGTGCTGTGCAGTTACCAATTAATGAGCCAGCCTCCAGAAATTCCCAAATTCAGGAGTTTTTAGACGTAAACCGTGGTCCTGGAATTCAACACATCGCCTTACAAATACCTAATCTAGTCAGTGCGATCGCTCAATTTCGTCAGCGTGGTTTATCTTTACTGACAGTTCCCCAAACCTACTACTCACAACTCCAACAGCGCCCAGGACTACCTTTATCTCCTCTAGAATTACAAGCGATCGCCCAACAGCAAATTTTGGTAGATTGGCAGCCAAATTCCCATCCAGGAGTATTGTTACAAATCTTTACTCAGCCCATCTTTGGACAACCAACCTTTTTCTTTGAATTTATTGAACGTCGTCGTCAGGCTCAAGGCTTTGGTGAAGGCAATTTTCGCGCTTTATTTGAAGCTATTGAAAGTGAGCAGATGAAACGCGGAACTTTACAGTAG
- a CDS encoding NYN domain-containing protein, with product MTAESSEHNQIPVFPTTELILGSNSLDKKATEPTTAFFSLNVFEEILQTILSSGWLDSPIVCQAINTIKQQIETQNKLQDIGISLLLLDVENLKINSEIEGFLASVCKYPLNTKIGFANWKNPSVGKQDVELYERGYQLVHVPDGKDGADAKMIAIGASILRSYPSVKEILVCSGDGILTHLCNELQNQGLTVYWVRRQGQILHIENRNTGKYIFYDLSLAIEIPSLEDVVQKIENLIKAEQESIEDKLNKLVAIATLFQERCHLEFNQKNPVKPEKILSNSATSDCTQLQRLVKTINSQEVLENLLLEIIHKSPQTKLSVSKLGTELQKLSGQSPNTIIKKLKLGSSFTKFLQSSSKFLLKYTGREYEITKAEDHPLFSE from the coding sequence TTGACTGCGGAGAGTAGTGAACATAATCAAATACCAGTATTTCCCACAACAGAACTGATTTTAGGAAGTAACTCTTTAGATAAAAAAGCTACTGAACCCACTACAGCATTTTTTAGTTTAAATGTTTTTGAAGAAATCCTACAAACTATCCTATCAAGTGGGTGGCTTGATTCACCGATTGTTTGCCAAGCTATTAATACAATTAAACAACAAATAGAGACTCAAAATAAGTTACAAGATATAGGGATTTCTCTCCTACTTTTAGATGTAGAAAATTTAAAAATCAATAGTGAGATAGAAGGATTTTTAGCTAGTGTATGTAAATACCCTCTCAATACTAAAATCGGTTTCGCAAACTGGAAAAATCCCAGCGTTGGTAAGCAAGATGTAGAATTATATGAGCGGGGATATCAACTTGTTCATGTACCTGATGGCAAAGATGGTGCTGATGCCAAAATGATTGCTATTGGTGCCAGTATTTTACGTTCTTATCCTAGCGTGAAAGAAATCTTAGTCTGCTCTGGAGATGGAATTTTAACTCACCTCTGTAATGAACTACAAAATCAAGGTCTGACAGTATATTGGGTACGTAGACAAGGGCAAATTTTGCATATAGAAAACCGCAACACGGGAAAATATATTTTTTATGACCTTTCATTAGCAATAGAAATTCCCTCTTTAGAAGATGTGGTGCAGAAAATCGAGAATTTAATTAAGGCGGAACAAGAATCGATTGAGGACAAACTGAATAAATTAGTAGCGATCGCCACTCTTTTTCAAGAGCGATGTCATCTAGAATTCAATCAGAAAAATCCAGTCAAACCAGAAAAAATATTGTCAAATTCTGCGACATCAGATTGCACACAATTACAACGTCTTGTCAAGACTATTAATTCTCAAGAAGTATTAGAGAACTTACTCTTAGAAATTATTCATAAATCACCTCAGACTAAATTATCTGTGTCAAAGCTAGGTACAGAATTACAGAAACTCTCTGGACAATCACCTAATACAATTATCAAAAAACTAAAACTAGGTTCCAGTTTTACCAAGTTTTTACAATCATCCTCTAAATTTCTTTTAAAATACACTGGCAGGGAATACGAAATTACTAAGGCTGAAGATCATCCCCTATTTAGTGAGTAG
- a CDS encoding cytochrome b/b6 domain-containing protein produces MTTNIPPKLRKLPNQAIGAKIFHSINIVSLFLMLTSGLQIYNANPVFGGRTGLHISPIFTLGGWLAGGRHWHFAAMWLFSLNLLWYGIYIFITRRWRHRFVGVNDWKALQKSQNPKRLIYAWHRIVYTSIIPILLLALLTGVGMYKPAQFPWIVDMFGSWQGLRIVHFASVPLVVIFTIIHSFLGHKAGGEQLTESMFW; encoded by the coding sequence ATGACTACAAATATTCCCCCAAAACTGCGGAAGTTACCAAATCAGGCGATAGGAGCTAAGATTTTTCACTCCATCAACATCGTTAGCTTGTTCCTCATGCTTACCAGTGGACTACAAATTTATAACGCCAACCCAGTGTTTGGTGGACGTACAGGTTTACATATCTCGCCGATATTTACATTAGGAGGTTGGTTAGCAGGTGGTAGACATTGGCACTTTGCGGCTATGTGGTTATTTTCCTTAAATCTGTTGTGGTATGGAATTTATATTTTCATCACTCGACGTTGGCGACATAGATTTGTGGGTGTGAATGACTGGAAAGCATTACAAAAAAGTCAAAATCCCAAGCGTCTAATTTATGCTTGGCATCGCATTGTCTACACATCGATAATTCCGATTTTGCTGCTAGCACTACTAACAGGTGTAGGGATGTATAAGCCAGCTCAATTTCCTTGGATTGTAGATATGTTTGGCAGTTGGCAAGGACTGCGGATTGTGCATTTCGCTTCAGTGCCACTGGTGGTAATATTTACAATTATTCACTCATTTTTAGGTCACAAAGCTGGTGGTGAACAACTCACAGAGTCAATGTTTTGGTGA
- a CDS encoding molybdopterin-dependent oxidoreductase, producing MSLIRLRHPQLTRRQFLKISGVSSISLLLGGCGTPLFEDLVGTLSEPLNQKFEKLIFNDQKLVPEFSPSEIQPEALIVNSFRYTPIIDLDKYRLVVDGEVNNPLSLSMAEIQSLPLTSMIIRHVCVEGWAAIVQWGGVCLREIIALAQPKNNIRYAYFKSADGYYESWDIASALHPQTLLAYQKNGESLPVENGAPLRLASPIKLGYKQSKWVTKIMLTSHLTAFKGYWEDQGYEWFAGI from the coding sequence ATGAGTTTAATTCGCTTACGTCATCCCCAGTTAACGCGCCGTCAATTTTTGAAAATTTCCGGTGTTTCTAGCATCAGTTTATTGCTTGGTGGTTGTGGTACACCACTGTTTGAAGACTTGGTAGGTACGCTTTCTGAACCACTCAATCAAAAATTTGAGAAACTAATATTTAATGACCAAAAGCTAGTACCGGAATTTTCGCCTAGTGAAATTCAACCAGAGGCTTTGATAGTTAATAGCTTCCGTTACACACCAATTATTGATTTAGACAAATATCGTTTAGTCGTTGATGGCGAGGTGAATAATCCCTTGAGTCTCAGTATGGCAGAAATTCAGAGTTTACCCCTCACTTCCATGATTATACGCCATGTTTGTGTAGAAGGTTGGGCGGCGATCGTGCAATGGGGTGGTGTGTGTTTGAGAGAAATTATTGCTCTTGCTCAACCTAAGAATAATATCCGGTATGCTTATTTTAAATCGGCTGATGGCTATTATGAAAGTTGGGATATTGCTTCAGCTTTACATCCACAAACACTGTTAGCTTATCAAAAAAATGGTGAATCTTTGCCAGTTGAGAATGGTGCGCCCTTACGTTTAGCTTCGCCAATTAAACTTGGTTATAAACAAAGTAAGTGGGTAACTAAAATCATGCTCACCAGTCATTTAACAGCTTTTAAGGGTTACTGGGAAGACCAAGGTTATGAATGGTTTGCAGGAATTTAA
- a CDS encoding bifunctional orotidine-5'-phosphate decarboxylase/orotate phosphoribosyltransferase, which yields MNFLDKLHHSISHNQSLLFVGLDPNPEMMPAGYESQDIIHSLWDWMQFIIGETADFVCAYKPTLGFYEALGIPGLELLAKTLAAIPKHIPIILDAKHSDLNTSTMLARTVFTEWQVDAITLSPYTGQDHVAPFLVYPDKAVFILCCTSNPGAEALQHYPTNESPLYLQVVKESKNWGTPEQLALEVGTKNPDVLSRIRAIAPERIIMARSIWAEGGNLKQILEAGLDANGDGLLIPVPQDILAKPNLSEEIQSLNTEINQVRNQVIQNGETCPVWLPDVVSANHHPLHDLILQLYEIDCIMFGNFVQASGAIFPYYIDLRKIISNPQIFSQVISGYEEILQNLTFDRLAGIPYGSLPTATGLSLRLHCPMIFPRKEVKAHGTRKLIEGNFDPGETVVVVDDILISGKSVMEGAEKLKSAGLNVHDIVVFIDHEQGVKDRLQQNGYRAHAVLTISEITNVLHQSGRINDEQFLALTES from the coding sequence ATGAATTTTTTAGATAAATTACATCACAGCATTTCGCACAATCAAAGTTTACTATTTGTTGGACTTGATCCCAATCCAGAGATGATGCCTGCTGGCTATGAATCTCAAGATATCATTCATAGTTTATGGGATTGGATGCAATTCATTATTGGGGAAACTGCTGATTTTGTCTGTGCTTATAAGCCAACGTTAGGTTTTTATGAAGCTTTGGGTATTCCGGGTTTAGAATTATTGGCAAAAACTTTAGCCGCTATCCCAAAACATATCCCAATTATTTTAGATGCTAAACATAGTGATTTAAATACTAGCACTATGTTAGCTCGGACTGTGTTTACAGAATGGCAAGTAGATGCTATTACTCTTAGCCCATATACAGGGCAAGATCATGTAGCTCCGTTTTTGGTTTATCCTGATAAAGCAGTATTTATTTTATGTTGCACTTCTAACCCAGGTGCAGAAGCTTTACAACACTATCCAACAAACGAATCACCACTTTATTTACAGGTAGTAAAAGAGTCAAAAAATTGGGGTACTCCAGAACAATTGGCTTTAGAAGTAGGAACTAAAAATCCTGATGTTTTATCTCGAATTCGTGCAATTGCGCCTGAAAGGATCATTATGGCGCGTAGTATCTGGGCTGAAGGCGGTAACTTGAAGCAAATTCTAGAGGCTGGTTTGGATGCTAATGGTGATGGTTTATTAATTCCTGTTCCTCAAGATATTTTAGCCAAACCAAATTTATCTGAAGAAATCCAGTCTTTAAATACAGAAATTAATCAGGTGAGAAATCAGGTAATTCAGAATGGTGAGACTTGTCCTGTTTGGCTACCAGATGTTGTATCTGCAAATCACCATCCTTTACATGATTTGATTTTGCAGCTTTATGAGATTGATTGCATTATGTTTGGTAACTTTGTCCAAGCATCAGGAGCAATATTTCCTTATTATATTGACTTACGCAAAATTATTTCTAATCCCCAAATTTTTAGTCAAGTTATCAGTGGCTATGAGGAGATTTTACAGAATCTCACGTTTGATAGGTTAGCTGGTATTCCTTATGGTTCTTTGCCTACTGCTACAGGGTTATCTTTACGTCTGCATTGTCCAATGATTTTTCCTCGTAAAGAAGTGAAAGCACACGGAACTCGAAAATTAATTGAAGGTAATTTTGATCCCGGCGAAACGGTGGTAGTTGTTGATGATATTTTGATTAGTGGTAAAAGTGTGATGGAAGGGGCAGAAAAGTTAAAGTCTGCTGGCTTAAATGTGCATGATATTGTCGTTTTTATTGACCATGAGCAAGGGGTAAAAGATAGATTACAACAAAATGGGTATCGCGCTCATGCAGTTTTAACTATTTCTGAAATAACTAATGTTCTGCATCAATCAGGCAGAATTAATGATGAGCAATTTTTGGCGCTAACTGAAAGCTAA
- a CDS encoding AI-2E family transporter, translating to MNISLKLLIKCLIVTLLFPLVFLNGCLVFRFFQYFQPLVTIFILATLLAFILNYPVSLLQQRGIKRNYAIALVFCVTLLVLIMVAIILVPIALEQFHEVAKLLPQWIDSSQEKIQNYTDAVLGQRFQVNLSQIITRLIDKLPDELENIFDNLLSIFIDTIDSISEALVTLVLTFYILLDGQRIWESIFKKFPWNFAQQLSQSIQDNFQNYLIGQATLALLMGTSQTLMFLVFRVQFGLLFGLGIGISSLIPFGDVVSLIVISLIIASYDFWLAVKVLAVAVIIDQLIDQAIAPRLFGSLTGVRPVWVLISLLVGTYIGGLIGLIIAVPVAGLIKDIIDGWESVSSDEHQAVVAEAAPEKL from the coding sequence ATGAATATATCTCTAAAATTATTAATTAAATGCTTAATTGTCACTTTGTTATTTCCTCTAGTATTTCTCAATGGTTGTTTAGTTTTTCGATTTTTTCAATATTTCCAGCCCCTAGTGACAATTTTTATTTTAGCAACTTTACTGGCTTTTATTTTAAACTATCCAGTTTCACTACTCCAACAAAGAGGAATAAAGCGTAACTATGCTATAGCATTAGTATTTTGTGTAACTTTGCTAGTCTTAATCATGGTAGCTATTATATTAGTACCAATAGCATTAGAACAATTTCATGAAGTAGCAAAACTACTTCCTCAGTGGATTGATTCTAGTCAGGAGAAAATTCAAAATTATACTGATGCAGTATTAGGACAAAGATTTCAGGTTAACCTCAGTCAAATAATTACCAGGTTAATTGATAAATTACCAGATGAATTGGAGAATATTTTTGATAATTTATTAAGTATATTTATAGATACAATTGATAGCATTTCGGAAGCACTGGTAACTTTAGTTTTAACTTTTTATATATTATTAGATGGGCAAAGAATTTGGGAAAGTATATTTAAGAAATTCCCGTGGAATTTTGCTCAACAGTTAAGTCAGTCTATTCAGGATAACTTTCAAAATTACTTAATTGGTCAAGCAACTTTAGCTTTACTGATGGGGACTTCCCAAACCCTGATGTTTTTAGTTTTTCGAGTTCAGTTTGGGTTACTTTTTGGTTTAGGTATTGGCATTTCTAGTTTAATTCCCTTTGGGGATGTGGTGAGCTTAATTGTGATCAGTTTAATCATCGCGTCCTATGATTTTTGGTTAGCGGTGAAAGTTTTAGCAGTAGCGGTAATTATTGACCAGTTAATTGACCAAGCGATCGCACCCCGACTTTTTGGTAGTCTGACAGGAGTGAGGCCAGTATGGGTGTTGATTTCCTTACTGGTGGGAACTTACATCGGTGGGTTGATAGGATTGATTATTGCCGTACCTGTGGCGGGTTTAATTAAAGATATTATCGATGGCTGGGAGTCTGTATCTAGCGATGAGCATCAAGCTGTCGTTGCTGAAGCAGCGCCGGAAAAGTTATAG